A single genomic interval of Camelina sativa cultivar DH55 chromosome 11, Cs, whole genome shotgun sequence harbors:
- the LOC104726593 gene encoding THO complex subunit 4A yields MSTGLDMSLDDMIAKNRKSRGGAGPARGSGSGSGSGPGPTRRNNPNRKSNRSAPYQSAKAPESTWGHDMFSDRSEDFPSRSSRSSAGIETGTKLYISNLDYGVMNEDIKELFAEVGELKRYTVHFDRSGRSRGTAEVVYSRRGDALAAVKKYNDVQLDGKPMKIEIVGTNLQSAAAPSGRSANGNSNGGPWRGGQGRGGQQRGGGRSGGRGAGGRGGGRGAGGRRPGKGPAEKISAEDLDADLDKYHSGDMETN; encoded by the exons ATGTCGACTGGATTAGATATGTCTCTCGACGATATGATCGCCAAGAACCGTAAGTCTCGTGGTGGAGCCGGCCCCGCCCGTGGATCTGGATCTGGTTCCGGATCCGGACCGGGTCCAACTCGTCGCAACAACCCTAATCGGAAATCAAACCGATCTGCTCCATACCAATCAGCCAAG GCGCCGGAGTCCACCTGGGGTCACGACATGTTCTCCGATAGATCTGAAGATTTCCCTTCCCGTTCCAGCCGTTCTTCCGCCGGAATCGAAACTGGAACCAAGCTTTACATCTCCAATTTGGATTACGGTGTCATGAACGAAGACATTAAG GAACTATTTGCTGAAGTTGGGGAACTTAAACGCTACACAGTCCATTTCGATAGGAGTGGAAGATCTAGG GGAACCGCTGAAGTAGTGTACTCTCGGCGTGGTGATGCACTCGCAGCTGTGAAGAAGTATAACGATGTTCAACTGGATGGAAAACCCATGAAGATAGAGATTGTGGGCACCAATCTTCAATCCGCTGCAGCACCTTCTGGTAGATCTGCAAATGGAAACTCCAATGGTGGTCCATGGAG AGGAGGACAAGGGAGAGGTGGTCAACAACGTGGTGGTGGCCGTAGTGGTGGTCGAGGAGCTGGTGGCCGAGGTGGTGGTCGAGGAGCCGGTGGCAGACGTCCTGGTAAGGGCCCTGCAGAGAAGATATCTGCTGAAGATCTTGATGCAGATCTTGATAAGTATCATTCTGGAGATATGGAGACAAACTAA
- the LOC104726594 gene encoding uncharacterized protein LOC104726594, with protein sequence MEKVSSPSSSSSRRSAYLEALTQEIKKKLTRAVVSPAQTRNLLQDLFADIALEVDERAKDVILSKEEDVISSDEADADGPLCFFDVLADYYVKVSERGKDILDLMVQLWSQSFASHIFSLLFHKWLFEVELDNQAILLRYSSALVQGATNVFWIDIQTNTRRFQSLFRYLLEEVALEPIRLKKIPVQAQRELYLLLSRFIFFYNSVDKLDSFLRNFPEFPNAFLIGGPGDFLVIELTDQLQKLKVEPVLLHYLSQMKILQGMELRMTTSTRLKACLYSFTSPGGPMYPTRAVRHAAWDSLDSLFPVGRYPRHLISLFFRLLYPWYWPSSCWNFVVSCIKAVLYSIVRLIFSRREKPRQS encoded by the exons atggaGAAAGTTTCATCgccgtcttcgtcttcttcacggAGGTCTGCTTATCTTGAAGCTCTTACTCAGGAGATTAAAAAGAAGCTTACACGG GCTGTTGTCTCTCCAGCACAAACACGCAACTTGTTACAGGACTTATTCGCTGATATAGCTCTCGAAGTTGACGAACGAGCCAAAG ATGTGATCCttagcaaagaagaagatgtgattTCTTCTGATGAAGCTGATGCTGATGGTCCATTGTGTTTTTTCGACGTTCTTGCTGATTATTATGTGAAAGTCTCTGAGAGGGGGAAAGATATTCTTGATTTGATGGTTCAGCTCTGGAGTCAGTCCTTTGCATCACATATATTCTCTCTACTGTTTCATAAATGG CTGTTTGAGGTTGAGCTTGACAATCAAGCAATACTCCTGCGATATTCTTCGGCTCTGGTGCAGGGAGCAACAAATGTCTTCTG GATAGACATCCAGACTAATACAAGGCGCTTCCAAAGTCTCTTTCGG TATCTTCTTGAGGAAGTTGCATTGGAACCGATCCGATTGAAAAAAATTCCCGTTCAG GCTCAGAGGGAGCTGTATCTCTTGCTCTCAAGgttcattttcttttacaatTCAG TGGATAAACTCGATAGCTTCTTGAGGAACTTTCCAGAGTTTCCAAATGCTTTCTTGATAGGAGGACCGGGAGATTTCCTTGTGATCGAACTTACTGATCAG CTGCAAAAACTGAAGGTGGAACCGGTGTTGCTACATTATCTTTCTCAGATGAAGATTCTTCAAG GTATGGAACTGAGAATGACCACTAGCACGAGGTTAAAGGCATGtttatatagttttacatcTCCTGGAGGTCCAATGTACCCGACAAGAGCTGTCCGTCATGCAGCCTGGGATTCTTTGGATTCCCTCTTTCCC GTTGGGCGTTACCCGAGGCATCTCATTAGTCTATTTTTCAGGCTGCTATATCCGTGGTACTGGCCATCCTCATGTTGGAATTTTGTGGTTTCTTGCATTAAGGCGGTACTATATTCTATCGTAAGGCTCATCTTTTCACGGCGAGAAAAGCCAAGGCAGAGCTAA
- the LOC104726595 gene encoding histone H4: MSGRGKGGKGLGKGGAKRHRKVLRDNIQGITKPAIRRLARRGGVKRISGLIYEETRGVLKIFLENVIRDAVTYTEHARRKTVTAMDVVYALKRQGRTLYGFGG; encoded by the coding sequence atgtcgggTCGTGGAAAGGGAGGAAAAGGATTGGGGAAAGGAGGAGCGAAGCGTCACAGGAAGGTTCTGAGAGACAACATCCAAGGAATCACCAAGCCGGCGATCCGAAGGTTGGCTCGTAGAGGTGGAGTCAAGCGTATCAGTGGTCTCATCTACGAAGAGACACGTGGAGTCCTCAAGATCTTTTTGGAGAACGTGATCCGTGACGCTGTTACCTACACCGAGCACGCTAGGAGGAAGACTGTCACCGCCATGGATGTCGTCTACGCTCTCAAGAGGCAAGGAAGGACTCTCTACGGATTCGGCGGTTAA
- the LOC104726596 gene encoding uncharacterized protein LOC104726596 isoform X2 has protein sequence MGFFDLSIPYNEPPRSGGKEVAGGKALRLKLATKAMELGYVGIAHNRSIKGVMSDKDSCTIPLLTLGSLIKVAPRLASSVGFHRDLLGVPRATPFRQYTGLTVHVESNAQCQSLNSGNPILKSYDIIAVRPMNQNAFDYACEKAEVDMISIDFTDKMLFRLKHPMVKAAIQRGIYFEIKYSDFLMDAQTRRQVISNAKLLVDWTRGKNLIISSGAPSVTEIRGPNDVINLMSLLGLSPERARAAISKNCRNMIAKVLKKKRFHKEAVRVELLSSGDTFSLDQPLSGDCMKWDPLSSGEGDMLLDDLAKAFDATNVVAHKSSKAIDFASVLDGLPTHGFRVGDIVGTEPLTQPPAAMVIDAQVHSNQVSEVPIAVAASSDDNPQEIETISQIDMHMSEDDSKLEPTTDVRRKEAITLRKCSASHGQGVLVKNHTAASFTLIKCTKSDAASDVSMNIESTSEGGSMSPSKSDHGISQSPVKVINMGKTAFDEVSVDENNKQRVNTGHTSNDEMHITEPGHHASIDEEKHIAEPKQHTSIADEMKIDYMEVTVEDQTHETVQRRLDKNTTKYQD, from the exons ATGGGATTCTTCGATCTAAGTATTCCGTACAATGAGCCGCCAAGATCAGGCGGTAAGGAAGTCGCCGGCGGGAAAGCTTTGCGGTTAAAGCTCGCCACGAAAGCCATGGAGCTGGGCTATGTTGGGATCGCACATAATCGTTCGATCAAAGGCGTGATGTCTGACAAGGACTCGTGTACGATCCCTCTTCTCACTCTTGGATCACTTATCAAAGTCGCTCCGCGGTTAGCTTCCTCTGTTGGGTTCCATCGCGATTTACTAGGCGTTCCGCGAGCAACTCCGTTTCGGCAGTACACGGGTCTCACGGTTCATGTTGAGAGTAATGCTCAGTGTCAGAGTTTGAATTCTGGGAATCCGATTCTAAAGAGTTATGATATTATTGCTGTTAGGCCGATGAATCAGAACGCCTTCGATTATGCTTGTGAGAAAGCTGAG GTTGATATGATTTCGATTGATTTCACAGACAAGATGTTATTCCGATTGAAGCATCCGATGGTTAAAGCTGCTATTCAG CGAGGGATTTACTTTGAAATCAAGTACTCTGATTTCCTAATGGATGCACAAACGAGGAGACAAGTTATATCGAATGCTAAG TTACTGGTGGATTGGACTAGGGGGAAGAATCTGATTATATCAAGTGGTGCTCCTTCAGTCACAGAAATTAGAGGTCCAAACGATGTCATAAATCTCATGTCCTTGCTTGGACTCTCTCCTGAAAGAGCCAGAGCTGccatttcaaaaaattgtag GAATATGATAGCCaaggttttaaagaaaaaacggTTCCACAAAGAAGCTGTCAGGGTTGAATTACTTTCTTCTGGTGATACATTTAGCCTCGACCAGCCTCTGTCTGGAGATTGCATGAAATGGGATCCCCTTTCGAGTGGTGAAGGTGACATGCTTTTGGATGATCTTGCAAAGGCTTTTGATGCCACTAATGTTGTGGCGCACAAATCCTCTAAGGCTATTGATTTCGCCTCTGTTCTCGATGGCTTGCCAACACATGGTTTCCGGGTTGGGGATATTGTAGGAACTGAACCATTGACTCAGCCTCCTGCAGCTATGGTGATTGACGCACAGGTGCACAGTAATCAAGTTTCTGAAGTACCTATTGCTGTGGCAGCTTCATCTGATGATAATCCTCAGGAAATCGAAACCATAAGCCAAATTGACATGCACATGTCTGAAGATGACAGTAAGCTGGAACCTACAACAGATGTCCGCAGAAAAGAAGCAATTACCCTAAGAAAATGCAGTGCCAGCCATGGCCAGGGGGTTTTGGTGAAAAACCATACAGCTGCTTCCTTTACACTGATAAAATGTACAAAGTCAGATGCTGCTTCGGATGTTAGCATGAACATTGAGTCGACTTCCGAAGGTGGATCAATGTCACCATCAAAAAGCGATCATGGGATCTCACAAAGTCCTGTTAAAGTGATAAACATGGGAAAGACTGCTTTCGATGAAGTCTCAGTGGACgagaacaacaaacaaagagTTAACACTGGTCATACTAGTAATGATGAGATGCATATCACTGAGCCTGGCCACCACGCATCCATTGATGAAGAGAAGCATATCGCTGAGCCTAAACAACACACATCCATTGCTGATGAGATGAAAATTGATTACATGGAGGTGACAGTGGAAGACCAGACGCATGAAACAG TCCAGAGGCGGTTGGACAAGAAcacgaccaagtatcaagattAG
- the LOC104726596 gene encoding uncharacterized protein LOC104726596 isoform X1: protein MGFFDLSIPYNEPPRSGGKEVAGGKALRLKLATKAMELGYVGIAHNRSIKGVMSDKDSCTIPLLTLGSLIKVAPRLASSVGFHRDLLGVPRATPFRQYTGLTVHVESNAQCQSLNSGNPILKSYDIIAVRPMNQNAFDYACEKAEVDMISIDFTDKMLFRLKHPMVKAAIQRGIYFEIKYSDFLMDAQTRRQVISNAKLLVDWTRGKNLIISSGAPSVTEIRGPNDVINLMSLLGLSPERARAAISKNCRNMIAKVLKKKRFHKEAVRVELLSSGDTFSLDQPLSGDCMKWDPLSSGEGDMLLDDLAKAFDATNVVAHKSSKAIDFASVLDGLPTHGFRVGDIVGTEPLTQPPAAMVIDAQVHSNQVSEVPIAVAASSDDNPQEIETISQIDMHMSEDDSKLEPTTDVRRKEAITLRKCSASHGQGVLVKNHTAASFTLIKCTKSDAASDVSMNIESTSEGGSMSPSKSDHGISQSPVKVINMGKTAFDEVSVDENNKQRVNTGHTSNDEMHITEPGHHASIDEEKHIAEPKQHTSIADEMKIDYMEVTVEDQTHETGDSNINLPNLSSETTDLLRESGKSLSPEAVGQEHDQVSRLESKETELEEEEASVPYDNPFERTMEEKKVEESTIEDNKEVKTETETNDQSQVQSSGSNNDTISGKTQAKRSRVRLPQLVPFKPFLLQSRFKRISRKRKHGRA from the exons ATGGGATTCTTCGATCTAAGTATTCCGTACAATGAGCCGCCAAGATCAGGCGGTAAGGAAGTCGCCGGCGGGAAAGCTTTGCGGTTAAAGCTCGCCACGAAAGCCATGGAGCTGGGCTATGTTGGGATCGCACATAATCGTTCGATCAAAGGCGTGATGTCTGACAAGGACTCGTGTACGATCCCTCTTCTCACTCTTGGATCACTTATCAAAGTCGCTCCGCGGTTAGCTTCCTCTGTTGGGTTCCATCGCGATTTACTAGGCGTTCCGCGAGCAACTCCGTTTCGGCAGTACACGGGTCTCACGGTTCATGTTGAGAGTAATGCTCAGTGTCAGAGTTTGAATTCTGGGAATCCGATTCTAAAGAGTTATGATATTATTGCTGTTAGGCCGATGAATCAGAACGCCTTCGATTATGCTTGTGAGAAAGCTGAG GTTGATATGATTTCGATTGATTTCACAGACAAGATGTTATTCCGATTGAAGCATCCGATGGTTAAAGCTGCTATTCAG CGAGGGATTTACTTTGAAATCAAGTACTCTGATTTCCTAATGGATGCACAAACGAGGAGACAAGTTATATCGAATGCTAAG TTACTGGTGGATTGGACTAGGGGGAAGAATCTGATTATATCAAGTGGTGCTCCTTCAGTCACAGAAATTAGAGGTCCAAACGATGTCATAAATCTCATGTCCTTGCTTGGACTCTCTCCTGAAAGAGCCAGAGCTGccatttcaaaaaattgtag GAATATGATAGCCaaggttttaaagaaaaaacggTTCCACAAAGAAGCTGTCAGGGTTGAATTACTTTCTTCTGGTGATACATTTAGCCTCGACCAGCCTCTGTCTGGAGATTGCATGAAATGGGATCCCCTTTCGAGTGGTGAAGGTGACATGCTTTTGGATGATCTTGCAAAGGCTTTTGATGCCACTAATGTTGTGGCGCACAAATCCTCTAAGGCTATTGATTTCGCCTCTGTTCTCGATGGCTTGCCAACACATGGTTTCCGGGTTGGGGATATTGTAGGAACTGAACCATTGACTCAGCCTCCTGCAGCTATGGTGATTGACGCACAGGTGCACAGTAATCAAGTTTCTGAAGTACCTATTGCTGTGGCAGCTTCATCTGATGATAATCCTCAGGAAATCGAAACCATAAGCCAAATTGACATGCACATGTCTGAAGATGACAGTAAGCTGGAACCTACAACAGATGTCCGCAGAAAAGAAGCAATTACCCTAAGAAAATGCAGTGCCAGCCATGGCCAGGGGGTTTTGGTGAAAAACCATACAGCTGCTTCCTTTACACTGATAAAATGTACAAAGTCAGATGCTGCTTCGGATGTTAGCATGAACATTGAGTCGACTTCCGAAGGTGGATCAATGTCACCATCAAAAAGCGATCATGGGATCTCACAAAGTCCTGTTAAAGTGATAAACATGGGAAAGACTGCTTTCGATGAAGTCTCAGTGGACgagaacaacaaacaaagagTTAACACTGGTCATACTAGTAATGATGAGATGCATATCACTGAGCCTGGCCACCACGCATCCATTGATGAAGAGAAGCATATCGCTGAGCCTAAACAACACACATCCATTGCTGATGAGATGAAAATTGATTACATGGAGGTGACAGTGGAAGACCAGACGCATGAAACAGGTGACAGTAATATTAATCTTCCTAACTTATCCTCTGAGACTACCGATTTGCTAAGAGAATCAGGTAAATCTCTCAGTCCAGAGGCGGTTGGACAAGAAcacgaccaagtatcaagattAGAGTCCAAGGAGACAGAGCTTGAGGAAGAGGAGGCATCAGTGCCATACGACAACCCCTTTGAGAGAAcaatggaagagaagaaggtGGAAGAGTCAACAATTGAAGACAACAAGGAAGTTAAGACTGAAACTGAAACTAATGACCAATCCCAAGTCCAATCCTCTGGAAGTAACAATGACACAATATCAG GTAAGACGCAAGCTAAGAGGAGTAGAGTTCGATTGCCGCAACTAGTGCCTTTCAAGCCTTTTCTACTCCAGTCAAGATTCAAACGAATcagtagaaaaagaaaacatggaagAGCTTGA
- the LOC104726597 gene encoding two-component response regulator-like PRR37, translating into MCGHISSSITSGHNCPCFLYSENIVTPPLLHDDDHYHHHQFQPPTPLPLLMMSHNSLFSAEAVSGFGYFDSCMNGGGGSSSCDSPSSMGSGGESLAMQRSVSSHNGFSGNFAPAHDYVNDDDGPVRRALSAGDLPRISRRESSAVWSESNAIIEGMSKAYKYSPEEKKEKIEKYRSKRNLRNFNKRIKYECRKTLADSRPRIRGRFARNDEMSQQEQVDVMEAVVGDVDTWASFLDSFTANHFLN; encoded by the exons ATGTGTGGACACATCAGCTCTTCCATCACCTCCGGCCACAATTGTCCATGTTTCCTATACTCCGAAAACATAGTGACTCCTCCTCTGCTGCATGATGAtgatcattatcatcatcatcagttccaGCCTCCTACGCCTCTTCCGCTTCTTATGATGAGCCACAACTCTCTATTCTCTGCCGAGGCCGTTTCAGGGTTCGGTTACTTTGATTCTTGCATGAACGGTGGTGGCGGAAGCAGCAGTTGCGACTCGCCGAGCTCTATGGGGAGCGGTGGAGAGAGTCTTGCTATGCAGAGGAGTGTTAGTAGCCATAATGGCTTTTCCGGTAATTTTGCGCCGGCCCACGATTACGTTAACGATGATGATGGGCCAGTGAGACGGGCCCTTAGCGCCGGAGATCTACCC AGAATTAGCAGAAGAGAGAGCAGTGCGGTGTGGAGTGAAAGTAATGCAATCATAGAAGGAATGAGCAAAGCCTATAAGTACAGCcccgaggagaagaaagagaagatcgAGAAATATCGTAGCAAACGAAACCTTAGGAATTTCAACAAGAGGATTAag tATGAATGCAGGAAGACATTAGCGGACAGTAGGCCAAGAATAAGAGGGAGATTTGCAAGAAACGATGAGATGTCACAACAAGAACAAGTTGATGTTATGGAAGCCGTGGTTGGAGATGTTGACACGTGGGCatcttttcttgattctttcacGGCTAATCACTTCCTTAACTAA
- the LOC104726598 gene encoding uncharacterized protein LOC104726598, whose product MDTLIMVSFMTMMLFSTSETTRAANLIVSNELQTRGDVPVFVTCHPAPQLSKRVPLGQKSLIEIPTTAGNDTVDEKVAGSRVWQPTTCVGTFYSEAHFEMHERPYVLYEADKDAKECKNSCFVVVTDDGFYRWNNNKRIWDKIFPIIWY is encoded by the coding sequence atggACACTCTTATAATGGTCTCGTTCATGACCATGATGCTCTTTTCTACGTCCGAAACCACCCGTGCCGCCAATCTTATCGTGTCCAATGAGCTGCAGACACGTGGTGATGTTCCCGTCTTCGTCACGTGCCACCCTGCCCCTCAGCTGTCGAAACGTGTACCATTGGGTCAAAAGTCGTTGATAGAGATCCCAACCACAGCTGGCAATGATACCGTTGATGAGAAGGTGGCGGGATCTAGAGTGTGGCAGCCAACGACTTGCGTAGGAACGTTTTACAGCGAAGCACATTTCGAGATGCACGAGAGACCGTACGTTTTGTACGAAGCGGACAAGGATGCTAAGGAGTGTAAAAACTCGTGTTTCGTTGTAGTCACAGACGATGGATTTTACCGttggaacaacaacaagagaatCTGGGACAAGATTTTTCCGATCATTTGGTATTAG
- the LOC104726599 gene encoding putative respiratory burst oxidase homolog protein H, with protein sequence MKNNTPTEDSTKWMLESVEIDPMGDGSSKGPDINLNKNEGFLKKNASRNLGVGSIIRSLSVSNWRKSGNLGSPSTRKSGNLGPPTNALPKKTGPQRVERTTSSAARGLQSLRFLDRTVTGRERDAWKSIENRFNQFSVDGKLPKEKFGVCIGMGDTMEFAAEVYEALGRRRQIETENGIDKEQLKLFWEDMIKKDLDCRLQIFFDMCDKNGDGKLTEEEVKEVIVLSASANRLGNLKKNAAAYASLIMEELDPDHKGYIEMWQLEILLTGMVTNADADKMKKSQTLTRAMIPERYRTPMSKYVSVTGELMHENWKKIWVLVLWIIINVYLFMWKYEEFMRNPLYNITGRCVCAAKGAAETLKLNMALILIPVCRKTLTILRSTFLNRVVPFDDNINFHKVIAYMIAFQALLHTALHIFCNYPRLSSCSYDVFLTYAGSALGNTQPSYLGLMTTSVSITGVLMIFFMGFSFTLAMHYFRRNIVKLPKPFSVLAGFNAFWYAHHLLVLAYVLLIIHGYILIIEKPWYQKTTWMYVAVPMLFYASERLFSRLLQEHSHRVNVIKAIVYSGNVLALYVTKPPGFKYKSGMYMFVKCPDLSKFEWHPFSITSAPGDDYLSVHIRALGDWTTELRSRFAKSCEPTQAAAKPKPNSLMRMETRAAGVNPHIEESQVLFPKIFIKGPYGAPAQNYQKFDILLLVGLGIGATPFISILKDMLNHLKPGIPKSGQKYEESVGGSSVAGDSVSGGGGKKFPQRAYFFWVTREQASFDWFKGVMDDIAEFDKTHVIEMHNYLTSMYEAGDARSALIAMVQKLQHAKNGVDIVSESRIRTHFARPNWRKVFSELSSKHEACRIGVFYCGSPTLVRPLRELCQEFSLESSTRFTFHKENF encoded by the exons atgaaaaataatacTCCTACCGAGGATTCGACAAAATGGATGTTAGAGAGTGTAGAGATCGATCCAATGGGTGACGGTTCTTCTAAAGGACCCGACATTAACCTCAACAAGAACGAAGGTTTTCTGAAGAAGAACGCGTCAAGAAATCTTGGTGTGGGATCGATAATCCGATCGTTGAGCGTTTCAAACTGGAGAAAGAGCGGTAATCTCGGGTCTCCGAGCACAAGGAAAAGCGGGAACCTAGGGCCTCCGACCAATGCGTTGCCCAAGAAGACAGGTCCACAAAGAGTGGAGAGGACAACATCTAGCGCCGCTAGGGGACTTCAGAGCTTGCGGTTCCTTGATCGGACGGTCACCGGACGGGAACGTGACGCATGGAAATCGATTGAGAACCGGTTTAATCAGTTCTCTGTTGACGGCAAGTTGCCCAAAGAGAAGTTTGGCGTCTGCATTG GAATGGGAGACACAATGGAGTTTGCGGCAGAAGTTTATGAGGCATTGGGACGGAGAAGACAAATAGAGACTGAAAACGGTATCGACAAAGAACAACTGAAGCTGTTTTGGGAAGACATGATCAAGAAAGACCTTGATTGCCGTCTTCAGATTTTCTTCGACAT GTGTGACAAGAACGGAGATGGTAAGCTCACGGAAGAGGAAGTGAAAGAAGTCATAGTCTTGAGCGCCTCCGCGAACCGCCTCGGGAATTTGAAAAAGAACGCTGCGGCTTATGCGTCTTTGATTATGGAAGAACTCGACCCTGATCACAAAGGATACATAGAG ATGTGGCAGTTAGAAATACTATTAACAGGAATGGTGACAAATGCTGATGCTGATAAGATGAAGAAATCGCAAACTCTGACACGAGCGATGATCCCAGAGCGGTACAGAACCCCGATGAGCAAATACGTTTCGGTAACTGGGGAACTGATGCATGAGAACTGGAAAAAAATATGGGTACTCGTCTTGTGGATCATTATTAACGTTTATTTATTCATGTGGAAGTACGAAGAGTTCATGCGAAACCCTCTATACAATATCACCGGACGCTGTGTTTGCGCTGCTAAAGGAGCAGCCGAAACGCTTAAACTGAACATggctctgattttgataccAGTATGTAGAAAAACCCTAACGATCCTTAGGTCAACGTTTTTGAATCGCGTCGTCCCATTCGACGACAATATTAACTTCCACAAGGTGATTGCATATATGATCGCTTTCCAAGCTTTGCTCCACACGGCACTTCACATCTTCTGTAACTACCCTAGGTTAAGCTCGTGCTCCTACGACGTGTTCTTGACGTACGCGGGATCTGCCTTGGGAAATACGCAACCGAGTTATCTAGGTTTAATGACGACTTCAGTGTCGATCACGGgagttttaatgattttcttcATGGGATTCTCATTTACGCTCGCGATGCATTACTTTAGAAGGAACATAGTGAAATTGCCTAAACCGTTTAGCGTTCTTGCTGGTTTTAATGCGTTTTGGTATGCTCATCATTTGTTGGTTCTTGCTTATGTTCTTCTCATCATCCATGGTTACATCCTTATCATCGAGAAGCCTTGGTACCAAAAGACG ACATGGATGTATGTGGCCGTACCGATGCTGTTCTACGCGAGTGAGAGGCTTTTCTCACGTCTCCTACAAGAACACAGCCACCGTGTCAACGTTATTAAG GCTATTGTATATTCGGGCAACGTTCTTGCACTTTACGTGACCAAACCTCCCGGGTTCAAATACAAAAGTGGCATGTACATGTTTGTCAAGTGTCCTGATCTGTCAAAGTTTGAATG GCATCCATTCTCCATCACTTCCGCACCAGGGGATGACTATTTAAGTGTCCACATAAGAGCCTTAGGAGATTGGACTACTGAACTTAGGAGCAGATTTGCGAAG tcATGCGAACCCACTCAAGCAGCTGctaaacctaaaccaaacaGTCTTATGAGGATGGAAACAAGAGCAGCGGGTGTGAATCCTCACATTGAAGAATCACAAGTCTT ATTCcctaaaattttcatcaaaggACCGTATGGAGCTCCGGCACAAAACTATCAAAAGTTCGACATCCTCTTACTAGTTGGACTAGGGATTGGGGCAACTCCATTCATTAGCATTTTGAAAGACATGTTAAACCATCTAAAACCTGGGATTCCCAAAAGT GGGCAAAAGTACGAAGAAAGTGTAGGAGGATCGAGTGTAGCAGGTGATAGTGTTAGTGGTGGAGGAGGCAAAAAGTTTCCACAAAgagcatattttttttgggtgacAAGAGAACAAGCTTCATTTGATTGGTTCAAGGGAGTTATGGATGACATTGCCGAATTTGATAAAACC CATGTGATAGAAATGCATAACTACTTAACAAGTATGTACGAAGCGGGAGATGCAAGATCTGCCCTGATCGCCATGGTTCAGAAACTTCAACATGCAAAGAATGGTGTTGATATTGTCTCCGAAAGCCGT ATACGAACACATTTCGCAAGACCTAATTGGAGGAAAGTTTTTTCTGAATTGTCAAGCAAACACGAAGCTTGTCGAATAG GTGTATTCTACTGTGGAAGCCCAACATTGGTTCGACCACTTAGAGAACTTTGTCAGGAGTTTAGTCTCGAGTCATCCACTCGTTTTACTTTCCACAAGGAAAACTTCTAA